In a genomic window of Telopea speciosissima isolate NSW1024214 ecotype Mountain lineage chromosome 5, Tspe_v1, whole genome shotgun sequence:
- the LOC122661453 gene encoding tubby-like F-box protein 5, translating to MSLKSIVRELKEMRDGIGNMSWRGVEGKHVHSRTRSHISSDVSRFPAGSLQSRWANLPPELLLDVIQRLETSETTWPARRHVVACASVCRSWREITKEVVKNPEKSGRLTFPISLKQPGPRDSPIQCFIRRERATSTYRLYLGLTPALLGENGKLLFAARKIRRATSTDFVISLDANDFSRVSNTYVGKMRSNFLGTKFTIYDSQPPYDTAVQSNSRSNRRIHAKKVSPRVPAGNYNVATVSYELNVLRTRGPRRMKCTMHFIPVSAIQEGGSAPTPTEFSHSLEEQFSFLSVSKPKNLVADISSSSLSERPALVHGTGEPLVLKNKAPRWHEQLQCWCLNFRGRVTVASVKNFQLVAAVEPSHQVSVAEQEKVILQFGKIGKDIFTMDYRYPLSAFQAFAICLSSFDTKPACE from the exons ATGTCGTTAAAAAGTATTGTTCGTGAGCTGAAAGAGATGAGAGATGGGATAGGGAACATGTCGTGGAGAGGGGTAGAAGGGAAGCATGTGCACAGCCGCACCAGATCGCATATCAGCTCCGATGTGTCTAGGTTTCCTGCTGGATCCCTACAGAGCCGTTGGGCGAATCTGCCGCCGGAGCTGCTTCTAGATGTTATCCAGAGGTTGGAAACGAGCGAGACGACATGGCCTGCACGGAGGCATGTGGTTGCTTGTGCCTCTGTTTGCAGGTCATGGAGAGAGATTACAAAAGAGGTTGTGAAGAACCCAGAAAAAAGTGGGAGGCTCACATTCCCTATATCATTGAAACAG CCGGGCCCGCGTGATTCTCCCATACAATGCTTTATAAGGAGGGAGAGAGCAACTTCTACTTATCGACTGTATCTTGGTCTAACCCCTG CTCTGTTGGGTGAGAATGGGAAATTGTTGTTTGCAGCAAGAAAGATCAGAAGGGCAACTAGTACAGATTTTGTGATATCCTTGGATGCTAATGATTTCTCCCGTGTAAGCAATACATATGTCGGAAAAATGAG GTCAAATTTTCTAGGGACCAAGTTCACCATTTATGATAGCCAGCCTCCATATGACACTGCAGTCCAGTCAAATAGTCGGTCCAATCGAAGAATTCATGCTAAGAAGGTGTCACCAAGGGTCCCTGCTGGTAATTACAATGTTGCCACAGTCTCCTATGAGCTTAATGTTCTTCGTACTAGAGGCCCAAGGAGAATGAAATGCACCATGCATTTCATCCCTGTCTCTGCAATTCAAGAAGGGGGATCTGCTCCAACACCAACTGAATTCTCACACTCCCTTGAGGagcaattttctttcttatcagTTTCTAAACCCAAGAATCTAGTTGCGGATATCAGCTCCAGTAGCCTCTCAGAGCGACCAGCTTTAGTCCATGGAACCGGGGAGCCGCTGGTTCTAAAGAACAAAGCACCTAGATGGCATGAGCAGCTGCAATGCTGGTGCCTAAATTTTAGGGGACGTGTTACCGTGGCCTCAGTTAAGAACTTCCAGCTTGTTGCAGCTGTGGAGCCTTCTCACCAAGTTTCGGTGGCAGAGCAAGAAAAGGTGATACTGCAGTTTGGAAAAATAGGGAAGGACATATTTACCATGGATTATCGTTACCCTCTCTCTGCCTTCCAAGCCTTTGCAATCTGCCTTAGCAGCTTTGACACCAAGCCAGCATGTGAATGA
- the LOC122661830 gene encoding formin-like protein 5: MAEQRQPFRFRLPWLVTQAQAPARAPPVPTRAPAPAPAPAPPPPPPPPPPRPPNQQTTAIKIQLPPPGTASERRPPSPPEPQAQPKTVSQPPSPSTIAPSRLPAQPPSPSRNVPQPSPRSQTVSQLPSPSTIAPSQLPSQPPSPSRNVPPPSPRSQKASQLPSPSIFPPSPRSQKASQLPSPSIFAPSRLPSQPSSPSHKIPPSPRSQTASQTSSPSRTLQPQPVTQKASSPPSPSHTASQTATKPPSPSRVASQQTLGTTPKPPSPSRTSLMEQLKARAASQPPSPMQRAPPSLPPTQASSSPPSLTAPMEQPKARAASQPSSPTQQAPPSLPPTQASSSPPSRTAPMEQPKARAASQPPSPTQQAPPSLPTTQASSPPPSPFQKAPQPPSPLMLPPAQDEPALPQPPSQKPVSLVEASSTSLSPSQNQNLIKATKEPDEAAKYPPQASSQAVAGMDSREVRETTFGQQTSPKAEEIKAEQKTSKEPKREEKPNPPADEEPKQKTITELISMDSGLSMETKGQPSTKPQLGQKQLEKQAAPHGKEITETAAKEQESKVVIAHPKEKRMGRESHPKSSTFLSEQGSLHREIREDISKFFHKLAMGDPKQSTDEKPATVITLSGENRGATMQMGSESAKREGSSKRRMEDPKTQEDTATLAFLNSNVQSINNSMILNSSFSERNPGVHLVLSHYPKEPINMKEETESIEVSKAEFNITPAQKLTYEPRSLFVESSGTDQNNTQKPRRHGCNCNCEKEKDNDKQTGDSLTK, encoded by the exons ATGGCTGAACAGAGGCAGCCCTTCCGCTTCCGGCTCCCTTGGTTGGTGACCCAAGCACAAGCACCAGCACGAGCACCACCAGTACCAACACGAGCACCAGCACCTGCCCCTGCCCctgcccctccccctccccctccccctccccctccaagACCCCCAAATCAGCAGACCACTGCAATAAAAATTCAGCTACCACCTCCTGGAACAGCCTCTGAACGGCGCCCTCCTTCCCCTCCCGAACCCCAAGCCCAACCAAAGACTGTTTCTCAGCCCCCCTCACCATCTACCATTGCTCCATCACGATTACCTGCACAGCCTCCATCACCATCTCGTAATGTCCCACAACCATCACCTCGATCACAAACAGTATCTCAGCTTCCCTCACCATCTACTATTGCTCCATCACAATTACCATCACAGCCTCCATCACCATCTCGTAATGTCCCACCACCATCACCTCGATCACAAAAAGCATCTCAGCTTCCCTCACCATCTATCTTTCCACCATCACCCCGATCACAAAAAGCATCTCAGCTTCCCTCACCGTCTATCTTTGCTCCATCACGATTACCTTCACAGCCTTCATCACCATCTCATAAGATTCCACCATCACCTCGATCCCAAACAGCATCTCAGACCTCCTCACCATCCCGCACACTTCAACCCCAACCAGTTACCCAGAAAGCCTCATCCCCCCCATCACCATCTCATACAGCCTCTCAAACAGCCACCAAGCCTCCATCTCCATCCCGTGTTGCTTCCCAACAAACACTTGGAACAACCCCAAAACCTCCATCTCCATCTCGTACATCCCTCATGGAGCAGCTAAAGGCTCGAGCTGCCTCCCAGCCCCCATCACCAATGCAGCGAGCTCCCCCATCACTACCACCAACTCAAGCAAGCTCCTCCCCTCCATCTCTTACAGCCCCTATGGAGCAGCCAAAGGCTCGAGCTGCCTCACAGCCCTCATCACCAACGCAGCAAGCCCCACCATCACTACCACCAACTCAAGCAAGCTCCTCCCCTCCATCTCGTACAGCCCCTATGGAGCAGCCAAAGGCTCGAGCTGCCTCCCAGCCCCCATCACCAACGCAGCAAGCCCCACCATCACTACCAACAACTCAAGCAAGCTCCCCTCCTCCGTCACCATTTCAGAAAGCCCCTCAACCCCCATCACCATTAATGTTACCTCCTGCCCAAGATGAACCTGCATTGCCCCAGCCACCATCCCAAAAACCTGTGTCTTTGGTAGAAGCCTCATCTAcatccctctccccctcccaaaatCAAAACCTGATAAAAGCTACCAAAGAGCCAGATGAGGCTGCAAAATACCCACCCCAAGCATCAAGCCAAGCTGTGGCAGGTATGGATTCCAGGGAAGTTCGAGAGACAACTTTTGGGCAACAGACATCTCCAAAGGCAGAAGAAATTAAAGCAGAGCAGAAAACAAGcaaagaaccaaagagagaggagaagccCAACCCCCCAGCTGACGAGGAACCAAAGCAAAAGACAATCACTGAACTCATCAGCATGGATTCAGGATTAAGCATGGAAACAAAAGGACAGCCAAGTACCAAACCTCAATTAGGACAAAAGCAGCTGGAGAAGCAAGCAGCCCCACATGGAAAGGAAATCACAGAAACAGCAGCAAAAGAACAAGAGAGCAAAGTGGTTATCGcacacccaaaagaaaagagaatgggCAGGGAATCTCACCCAAAATCTTCAACATTTCTTAGTGAACAAGGCTCCCTGCACAGAGAGATCAGGGAAGACATTTCAAAGTTCTTCCACAAACTGGCCATGGGAGATCCAAAACAGTCCACAGATGAAAAACCAGCAACTGTTATAACCCTGTCAGGTGAAAATAGAGGAGCAACCATGCAAATGGGTTCTGAGTCAGCAAAACGAGAAG GTAGCTCCAAGAGGAGGATGGAGGATCCAAAGACACAGGAGGACACTGCAACCTTGGCATTCCTTAATAGCAATGTGCAGAGTATCAACAATTCAATGATTTTAAACAGTTCCTTTAGCGAAAGGAATCCTGGAGTTCATCTTGTTCTTTCTCACTATCCAAAAGAACCAATCAACATGAAAGAGGAGACAGAGAGTATTGAGGTAAGCAAAGCAGAGTTCAACATAACCCCAGCTCAGAAGCTCACTTATGAACCCAGAAGCCTTTTTGTTGAATCCAGTGGCACTGACCAAAACAACACTCAGAAGCCTCGCCGTCACGGTTGCAACTGCAACTGTGAGAAGGAAAAGGACAATGACAAGCAAACTGGAGATTCTTTGACTAAGTAG